A stretch of Xenopus laevis strain J_2021 chromosome 8S, Xenopus_laevis_v10.1, whole genome shotgun sequence DNA encodes these proteins:
- the wdr46.S gene encoding WD repeat domain 46 S homeolog isoform X2 has product MATVKTAKKKVKRYYEEQGEDQTPGDNVDGTDTQTESPREKRDPTKPKSKFISGAKDPFPGSVSVPANHLLKYERARKSKVGTKYSPYIQHRLNNQENDVQTALGQAARHDVLLPEEEGFLEGDENQDTCTITQEDIAEVVDITSGSKHFNLNLNQFGPYRINYTRNGRQLLLAGQRGHVASLEWQSKKLTCEMNVMEAINDVNWLHTHTMYAVAQRRWLYIYDSQGVELHCIKKFNDVLRMEFLPYHFLLATCSSTGFLQYLDVSVGKEIAATCVKSGRLNVMCQNPSNAIIHLGHHNGTVSLWSPSMKEPLVKMLCHRGAVRALSVDKTGMYMASSGLDRKLTIFDLRTYRPLTSCLLPLGAGSLCHSQKGLLAAGTGDIVQVYKDIHLIRPCSPYMCLKVKAPIHGLQFCPFEDVLGIGHGGGFTSMIVPGAGEANFDAMECNPYETKKQRQEWEVKALLEKIQPELITLDPTQLGEVDAITMEQKHKEKVERLGFDPLEKTPFVPRHKLKGRSSSGNLLKRKKKVAHEEQREHIKKSIEVRKKQQKEKSSEGIISRAEQSALDRFKK; this is encoded by the exons ATGGCGACTGTCAAGACAGCTAAAAAG AAGGTAAAGAGGTACTATGAAGAACAAGGTGAAGATCAGACCCCAGGAGACAATGTGGATGGAACAGATACCCAGACAGAATCTCC tagagaaaaaagagaCCCAACGAAGCCAAAGAGTAAATTTATCTCAGGG GCTAAAGATCCCTTTCCTGGTTCAGTTTCTGTACCTGCAAATCATCTTTTAAAGTATGAGCGAGCAAGAAAATCAAAAGTG GGCACGAAATATTCCCCATATATTCAGCACCGCTTAAATAACCAAGAGAATGATGTGCAGACAGCGCTGGGGCAAGCAGCCAGGCATGATGTACTTCTGCCCGAGGAGGAAGG ATTTCTAGAGGGGGATGAGAACCAGGACACATGTACTATAACTCAAGAAGACATTGCTGAGGTAGTTGACATCACCAGTGGATCAAAG CATTTCAACCTGAACCTCAATCAATTTGGCCCATACAGAATTAACTACACTCGCAATGGAAG ACAACTTCTGCTCGCAGGACAGCGTGGTCATGTTGCATCCCTGGAATGGCAGTCAAAGAAGCTCACCTGTGAAATGAATGTGATGGAAGCCATTAATGATGTGAA TTGGTTGCACACACATACCATGTATGCAGTGGCTCAGCGGCGTTGGCTTTATATTTACGACTCGCAGGGTGTTGAGCTTCACTGTATAAAAAAGTTTAATGATGTTTTGCGTATGGAATTTCTGCCTTATCACTTCCTACTAGCAACATGT AGTTCCACTGGATTCCTCCAATACTTGGATGTCTCTGTTGGTAAAGAAATAGCAGCCACATGTGTTAAGTCTGGAAGACTAAATGTAATGTGCCAAAATCCCAGCAATGCAATTATACACCTGGGACATCACAATG GGACAGTGTCACTCTGGAGTCCATCCATGAAAGAGCCACTTGTGAAAATGCTGTGCCACCGTGGAGCAGTGAGAGCCCTGAGTGTTGATAAAACAGGAAT GTACATGGCCTCTTCTGGTCTGGACAGGAAGCTGACCATTTTTGACCTGCGTACTTACCGTCCACTCACTTCCTGTCTTCTCCCACTTGGTGCAGGATCCCTGTGTCATAGCCAGAAGGGGCTGTTAGCAGCAGGAACCGGAGACATTGTGCAG GTTTATAAGGACATTCACCTCATTCGTCCTTGCTCCCCTTATATGTGTCTAAAAGTCAAAGCCCCTATTCATGGGCTTCAGTTCTGCCCCTTTGAAGATGTTTTGGGCATTGGGCATGGAGGAGGCTTTACAAGTATGATTGTACCAG GTGCCGGAGAAGCAAATTTTGATGCTATGGAATGTAATCCTTATGAGACCAAAAAGCAAAGACAAGAATGGGAAGTCAAAGCTCTACTGGAAAAG ATCCAACCAGAACTCATCACTTTGGATCCAACTCAGCTAGGAGAGGTTGATGCCATCACCATGGAACAGAAGCACAAAGAGAAAGTGGAGAGATTG GGATTTGACCCTCTTGAAAAAACCCCCTTTGTCCCCCGCCACAAGTTAAAGGGTCGGAGTTCTTCAGGGAATTTGCTCAAACGCAAAAAGAAGGTTGCACATGAAGAACAAAGG gaacatattaaaaaaagtattgaagttagaaaaaaacaacagaaagagAAGAGCAGTGAAGGGATAATATCCCGAGCTGAACAGTCGGCCTTAGACAGATTCAAAAAGTGA
- the wdr46.S gene encoding WD repeat domain 46 S homeolog (The RefSeq protein has 7 substitutions compared to this genomic sequence), with translation MATVKTAKKKVKRYYEEQGEDQTPGDNVDGTDTQTESPKNVPHLPTEQRLGQNREKRDPTKPKSKFISGAKDPFPGSVSVPANHLLKYERARKSKVGTKYSPYVQHRLNNQENDVQTALGQAARHDVLLPEEEGFLEGDENQDTCTITQEDIAEVIDITSGSKHFNLNLNQFGPYRINYTRNGRQLLLAGQRGHVASLEWQSKKLTCEMNVMETINDVNWLHTHTMYAVAQRRWLYIYDSQGVELHCIKKFNDVLRMEFLPYHFLLATCSSTGFLQYLDVSVGKEIAATCVKSGRLNVMCQNPSNAIIHLGHHNGTVSLWSPSMKEPLVKMLCHRGAVRALSVDKTGMYMASSGLDRKLTIFDLRTYRPLTSCLLPLGAGFLCHSQKGLLAAGTGDIVQVYKDTHLIRPCSPYMCLKVKAPIHGLQFCPFEDVLGIGHGGGFTSMIVPGAGEANFDAMECNPYETKKQRQEWEVKALLEKIQPELITLDPTQLGEVDAITMEQKHKEKVERLGFDPLEKTPFVPRHKLKGRSSSGNLLKRKKKVAHEEQREHIKKSIEVRKKQEKEKSSEGIISRAEQSALDRFKK, from the exons ATGGCGACTGTCAAGACAGCTAAAAAG AAGGTAAAGAGGTACTATGAAGAACAAGGTGAAGATCAGACCCCAGGAGACAATGTGGATGGAACAGATACCCAGACAGAATCTCCTAAAAATGTTCCACATCTTCCAACAGAACAAAGAATAGGtcaaaatagagaaaaaagagaCCCAACGAAGCCAAAGAGTAAATTTATCTCAGGG GCTAAAGATCCCTTTCCTGGTTCAGTTTCTGTACCTGCAAATCATCTTTTAAAGTATGAGCGAGCAAGAAAATCAAAAGTG GGCACGAAATATTCCCCATATATTCAGCACCGCTTAAATAACCAAGAGAATGATGTGCAGACAGCGCTGGGGCAAGCAGCCAGGCATGATGTACTTCTGCCCGAGGAGGAAGG ATTTCTAGAGGGGGATGAGAACCAGGACACATGTACTATAACTCAAGAAGACATTGCTGAGGTAGTTGACATCACCAGTGGATCAAAG CATTTCAACCTGAACCTCAATCAATTTGGCCCATACAGAATTAACTACACTCGCAATGGAAG ACAACTTCTGCTCGCAGGACAGCGTGGTCATGTTGCATCCCTGGAATGGCAGTCAAAGAAGCTCACCTGTGAAATGAATGTGATGGAAGCCATTAATGATGTGAA TTGGTTGCACACACATACCATGTATGCAGTGGCTCAGCGGCGTTGGCTTTATATTTACGACTCGCAGGGTGTTGAGCTTCACTGTATAAAAAAGTTTAATGATGTTTTGCGTATGGAATTTCTGCCTTATCACTTCCTACTAGCAACATGT AGTTCCACTGGATTCCTCCAATACTTGGATGTCTCTGTTGGTAAAGAAATAGCAGCCACATGTGTTAAGTCTGGAAGACTAAATGTAATGTGCCAAAATCCCAGCAATGCAATTATACACCTGGGACATCACAATG GGACAGTGTCACTCTGGAGTCCATCCATGAAAGAGCCACTTGTGAAAATGCTGTGCCACCGTGGAGCAGTGAGAGCCCTGAGTGTTGATAAAACAGGAAT GTACATGGCCTCTTCTGGTCTGGACAGGAAGCTGACCATTTTTGACCTGCGTACTTACCGTCCACTCACTTCCTGTCTTCTCCCACTTGGTGCAGGATCCCTGTGTCATAGCCAGAAGGGGCTGTTAGCAGCAGGAACCGGAGACATTGTGCAG GTTTATAAGGACATTCACCTCATTCGTCCTTGCTCCCCTTATATGTGTCTAAAAGTCAAAGCCCCTATTCATGGGCTTCAGTTCTGCCCCTTTGAAGATGTTTTGGGCATTGGGCATGGAGGAGGCTTTACAAGTATGATTGTACCAG GTGCCGGAGAAGCAAATTTTGATGCTATGGAATGTAATCCTTATGAGACCAAAAAGCAAAGACAAGAATGGGAAGTCAAAGCTCTACTGGAAAAG ATCCAACCAGAACTCATCACTTTGGATCCAACTCAGCTAGGAGAGGTTGATGCCATCACCATGGAACAGAAGCACAAAGAGAAAGTGGAGAGATTG GGATTTGACCCTCTTGAAAAAACCCCCTTTGTCCCCCGCCACAAGTTAAAGGGTCGGAGTTCTTCAGGGAATTTGCTCAAACGCAAAAAGAAGGTTGCACATGAAGAACAAAGG gaacatattaaaaaaagtattgaagttagaaaaaaacaacagaaagagAAGAGCAGTGAAGGGATAATATCCCGAGCTGAACAGTCGGCCTTAGACAGATTCAAAAAGTGA
- the wdr46.S gene encoding WD repeat domain 46 S homeolog isoform X1, whose product MATVKTAKKKVKRYYEEQGEDQTPGDNVDGTDTQTESPKNVPHLPTEQRIGQNREKRDPTKPKSKFISGAKDPFPGSVSVPANHLLKYERARKSKVGTKYSPYIQHRLNNQENDVQTALGQAARHDVLLPEEEGFLEGDENQDTCTITQEDIAEVVDITSGSKHFNLNLNQFGPYRINYTRNGRQLLLAGQRGHVASLEWQSKKLTCEMNVMEAINDVNWLHTHTMYAVAQRRWLYIYDSQGVELHCIKKFNDVLRMEFLPYHFLLATCSSTGFLQYLDVSVGKEIAATCVKSGRLNVMCQNPSNAIIHLGHHNGTVSLWSPSMKEPLVKMLCHRGAVRALSVDKTGMYMASSGLDRKLTIFDLRTYRPLTSCLLPLGAGSLCHSQKGLLAAGTGDIVQVYKDIHLIRPCSPYMCLKVKAPIHGLQFCPFEDVLGIGHGGGFTSMIVPGAGEANFDAMECNPYETKKQRQEWEVKALLEKIQPELITLDPTQLGEVDAITMEQKHKEKVERLGFDPLEKTPFVPRHKLKGRSSSGNLLKRKKKVAHEEQREHIKKSIEVRKKQQKEKSSEGIISRAEQSALDRFKK is encoded by the exons ATGGCGACTGTCAAGACAGCTAAAAAG AAGGTAAAGAGGTACTATGAAGAACAAGGTGAAGATCAGACCCCAGGAGACAATGTGGATGGAACAGATACCCAGACAGAATCTCCTAAAAATGTTCCACATCTTCCAACAGAACAAAGAATAGGtcaaaatagagaaaaaagagaCCCAACGAAGCCAAAGAGTAAATTTATCTCAGGG GCTAAAGATCCCTTTCCTGGTTCAGTTTCTGTACCTGCAAATCATCTTTTAAAGTATGAGCGAGCAAGAAAATCAAAAGTG GGCACGAAATATTCCCCATATATTCAGCACCGCTTAAATAACCAAGAGAATGATGTGCAGACAGCGCTGGGGCAAGCAGCCAGGCATGATGTACTTCTGCCCGAGGAGGAAGG ATTTCTAGAGGGGGATGAGAACCAGGACACATGTACTATAACTCAAGAAGACATTGCTGAGGTAGTTGACATCACCAGTGGATCAAAG CATTTCAACCTGAACCTCAATCAATTTGGCCCATACAGAATTAACTACACTCGCAATGGAAG ACAACTTCTGCTCGCAGGACAGCGTGGTCATGTTGCATCCCTGGAATGGCAGTCAAAGAAGCTCACCTGTGAAATGAATGTGATGGAAGCCATTAATGATGTGAA TTGGTTGCACACACATACCATGTATGCAGTGGCTCAGCGGCGTTGGCTTTATATTTACGACTCGCAGGGTGTTGAGCTTCACTGTATAAAAAAGTTTAATGATGTTTTGCGTATGGAATTTCTGCCTTATCACTTCCTACTAGCAACATGT AGTTCCACTGGATTCCTCCAATACTTGGATGTCTCTGTTGGTAAAGAAATAGCAGCCACATGTGTTAAGTCTGGAAGACTAAATGTAATGTGCCAAAATCCCAGCAATGCAATTATACACCTGGGACATCACAATG GGACAGTGTCACTCTGGAGTCCATCCATGAAAGAGCCACTTGTGAAAATGCTGTGCCACCGTGGAGCAGTGAGAGCCCTGAGTGTTGATAAAACAGGAAT GTACATGGCCTCTTCTGGTCTGGACAGGAAGCTGACCATTTTTGACCTGCGTACTTACCGTCCACTCACTTCCTGTCTTCTCCCACTTGGTGCAGGATCCCTGTGTCATAGCCAGAAGGGGCTGTTAGCAGCAGGAACCGGAGACATTGTGCAG GTTTATAAGGACATTCACCTCATTCGTCCTTGCTCCCCTTATATGTGTCTAAAAGTCAAAGCCCCTATTCATGGGCTTCAGTTCTGCCCCTTTGAAGATGTTTTGGGCATTGGGCATGGAGGAGGCTTTACAAGTATGATTGTACCAG GTGCCGGAGAAGCAAATTTTGATGCTATGGAATGTAATCCTTATGAGACCAAAAAGCAAAGACAAGAATGGGAAGTCAAAGCTCTACTGGAAAAG ATCCAACCAGAACTCATCACTTTGGATCCAACTCAGCTAGGAGAGGTTGATGCCATCACCATGGAACAGAAGCACAAAGAGAAAGTGGAGAGATTG GGATTTGACCCTCTTGAAAAAACCCCCTTTGTCCCCCGCCACAAGTTAAAGGGTCGGAGTTCTTCAGGGAATTTGCTCAAACGCAAAAAGAAGGTTGCACATGAAGAACAAAGG gaacatattaaaaaaagtattgaagttagaaaaaaacaacagaaagagAAGAGCAGTGAAGGGATAATATCCCGAGCTGAACAGTCGGCCTTAGACAGATTCAAAAAGTGA